DNA from Oncorhynchus masou masou isolate Uvic2021 chromosome 5, UVic_Omas_1.1, whole genome shotgun sequence:
TCATCTGTTTACTGAATCATCCAATCAAAAACACCCATGATGCCAACTCCTGTCAAATCATTATCCCTCAAACACAAGTCCACAGGAAATCAGGTATGACATCACAGATAGATCAGATATACACAAGAAGTTAGACAAAGGCCTAGGACCCCATATACCAAACAGGGAAAATATGATTGCAGTATTTTAGCATTGGGATGAATCAAAAATGGACCCTCTTTGTTTTTCAGATATCTATGTATGTATGGTGTCCTACGCTCACAATGTGGCATCAGAGGGGATGTATATCGCAATGGTGAGcaccactgtagagaccagtaaCCCAGAGAAGGAAGTGCAGCCTGGGTTAGAACTACTAGAGCCCATTCAGCAGAAGTAAGTTCCACACAACCTACTGCATACTTTTACAACCAGAGCCATTTGTCTATTGTTATGATGCATAATATAATTTCATACATACAAAAACAGTTCACTAAAGACTGAATGTGATTGGTCTACAGATTTGTTTCTATCAGCAACATGATGGTCCCCCTTGACGATGGAAGGAACAGTCAAGTAAGGGTCAACCACACAACTAACGTCCTCACTGAGATTCAATTCAGTTCACTTGGTGTAATGGCTGAGGTGTTGGGATTACAGTCGCTGGATCTGGGTTCGAGTCCCAGTTGAGGCTACTGACTGAATGCACTGTAATATACAAACATGTGTTCATATTTCTTGGCCATTGGTTTGTACCAGGATTATAAATTGTGGAGTCTCTGGGTTTTGTTCATTGTGATCCTGACTCCCTTTTTCAGATCTTTGTGTCTCGCTCCTATGATGCCACGACACACTTTGAGATGGAGTGTGAGGACATCAAGGATATGTATCGCCGCATCACAGGATCAGAATTCATCTTTGGTGACTTACGCAAAGACTGTGGTGGTGATGACGACGACGACGACGAGGACTAAGGGACACTAAGTGTGGAGTTGCTACCATTTTTGTCTTGAGTGGCTCAGTTGACAGAACATAGTCCTTGCAACACCAGGATCCTGGGTTCAATTCCCCTCTAGGGCGGGCCACCCATCCAAAAATGTATGCACACTCATGTATAACAACGTCAGCAAATATGACATTACTATTATCTTGCGGATGTCTAAAAGGTCCTGGTTTTTACTGTTTTTTGAAGCAACCCTTTGATTCACCTCTTGTATCTCCCAAAATGCCCAGCTTCACAGCTAATCTATCAGTCCTATTTATCATGTGCTTTATGTGGTAGATGCTCTCGTACTCTGATGGCATTGAGACTGGAGAGTGGTAAAACTAAATAACTCAGTCGATTTAATACCTTGTCTAATAAACACCACACTTTATTAGTCTGTGGTAAATGTAAAATGTGGCCTGAGATTGTGTTTAGTGTGCTCGAGtgtgaatgaatggatgaatggccATGTGTTTGTGTGAAGTAGAACTGGATGGATGATGGTAAATGCATCAGAGCAGAGTAATTAGGGATACCCTTACCCTACAGATTAACTCCAAGAAGGACAAAGCCGCTGGAGCTGCGTTACGTTCTATTCTGAGACAGATAAAGCGGTGgtacagagagatgggggtggaagCCAAATGGATAAAACAGACAATGAGATTAGAGAGGTTTACTAATCCCAGTGAAGGACAGACACCTTGGGTAGATTACATACGCATACATGCTTTCACTgacaattaaataaatacaaaacacatatatatacatacacacatatatatatatatatatatatacacacatatacacacacatacacacatatatatatatagtttattGCATCATTGGCAGCTGGCCTTGTGTATTTACCATGATACAGATATGAAACATTAAATAACACTCCCACCACATCATATCCTTCAATACTCGTTAGAAATCCTGTTCTCTTTTTCATTTACACATTTCATAACCaaccaatccccccccccctttctcctccGTGTGGAAAGGTGACACAAGCACACAAAGTTTGTAAAGGCTAAAAAAACATAATTCAGCACTTGAATGAGGACAGACTTTTCCAAATCTTCCATCCCAGTGGTGAAAGTAGTTCCTCTTTTCCATCGAGACCTCCTTCTGTCGTTTTAGTTGTTGCTACTCCAGCTCCGTGCTGATTGGAGGTGGAATCAGACCTGCCGCCACCACTCGCCGTTCACTGCTCAGGAAGTTAAAAGTTGCACAAGCGTTTGGCTGAGGAAGGTAAAGGGatgagtgtcagagagagagaggaaaaaaatgcTCAATTATAACTGCCCTTCACCTTATTCTATAGGCAGGGGCTGCCCATGTCTGTGTATGGATGGATAGTTACTTTCCAGGTGGTGGCACACAGTAACTTGATGTGAGAGAAATCTCAAGAGGACATTCTGAACCAGGCTTGGGCAAACCGGCCTATGAATGCTCACGCACTGAAATCTATTGCACAAGCCCAATCCTTCTACTATTGACAGATGCCAGGTGAGGTCAGGTGTCCCTACCGTGTCCTGCACCTCCACAGCGATGCCTTTGCTCTTGAGGAGGGCCAGGACTTTGGGGTCAATCCGCTCTGACCGACCCCCTGTGCCCAGGACCAGAACCTCTGTGGATACAACGCATTCTTGAGACACATCATGGTCATACACAATCATTAAGTTGTTCAGGTGATAACACCGTACAATCATCTTCATAGTCAAACTCTGACAATCAAACATGAACTGGCAActatttaaggggggggggggcccaTCCCAACAACACCCCAACTGTAGTCttatctctctctcgcacacacctGCCCACAAAGGTTCTGGACTCAGGCTGGGCCATGATAAAACCAATAGGGGATCACTCAgttgttgcccagcaacagagGCTGATAGAAATACAAGGAGGTGACTCCGCCTAATCGGAAGGTATAAATATATGCTTGCATGAATTGCATGGGTGGTATGCAGCTGTAGCCTCCAGTTTGGGTGGAATAAATCTAGTCTGAGCTTCCTCTGGTGTCCAACTGGATTTGTACCAGAACCCAACAGCATCTTGCATGAGTTTGTACATTAATAAATTAGAGTATGTGACTTTCTGTCTATCCTCATAATTCGTATCAGCGTGACTACAGTATAATTGAATTATCTCACCAATTCGAGGTTCCAGCATGTGGAAAAGGGCCATGCTCTCCACGGTGATGTCTTTATAGCTGCCTACCTGCAGGGGGCGACAGATGAGTACCCAAAAGGACAATCCACATAATACACTGATACATCTCATATTCTACTCATCATCACTCCTCATTTAGCCAGTTAAATATCTCACTCTCACACAGCACTCAACAGTATTACAGGGAGCAGGTAAACTGAAGAGAGATGAAAAAAATAGAACCATCATAAAAGGTTGACTTCTGGTGGGGATTAGAggaaaggttaaaaaaaaattaaataaacattttcCTACATTCCATTGGAGGATGGCTGGAGGTAGCACAGCACATGGCCCGAAAACACGGTTCCCATCGATGTTGAACCCTCTGGGGCTGTAGCTGTGGATCATTGCTCCAGCTCCTGGTTCTTTTTGCATGACAGACACTGTGGTACGCTGGTACATCTCatcatcactgggaccaagcctGTGGGCGCGAGATAGAAaggggctggaggaggagagacattaAGTTGCCTTTCCATCACATACTGTACCATTACCTGGCTAATGGCTACAACTGGATGATGTGAGATAGGGACATCAGACCTAGTGTATGTCTAAAAACGTTTGACAAACTTTGATATTGGGGTTGACTTTACCTTCAAACATGTATTGGGATGCCATAGCCATTTTTTAAAATCAGATTTGATTAAATGGGGCTCTCTGTATTATCAAATGGGGCTCTCTGTACCTAGCAAGATGTAATAACCATATAATTTGTCTATTCTGCCCGGGATGTATTTCAAGTAGCAAGCTTTGACATCAGCATCTACCAAAAGCTAAATAGCCAGTCAGGGGGTACATATGTCAAATTGTGTAGCTAGTAGCAGTTAGCACTAAAACATCGTCGTTTCTATTCTCTAGATGTCTCGTTTCTCAGCAGTACTGTACCTTGTGAACGCGGGTGGTGTCAGAGGGCTGAGCCGAAGACCCTGTGAAGATCTGTGGAAAAACAGTCGTGCACACATAGTGACAGCCATGTTGTTGACGGTTAAGTAGCTAATGCCCGTTGGAACCAAAGACATTAAAACCAGAGTGGGAACTAATTATGTGTAGCACAACGTTTGGTACTTCCGTTTGGGTACATCCGGTTATTTTATAATGTAACGGGTTTTGTGTAGATACATTCTAGAAATCAGTGATTAATTGTATCAATGGCAGAGGAGGAAGATTACTTGCATGTGGTAAAAAAATAACAACATTATAAAGCACATTAAAAAGTATATATTTCTAATCTGGAAAAAGTTTCCAATCATGTCCTCCAATGGAACATGATAGGATGGACAGTCATAATTATGGCCCTATATGTGAAGCAAGCTTGCATGCGGTGGAATTATATTGCAAAACAATAAAGAACGATAGCTGTCGGAGGAGGCTTCTCGTCCTCTGCCATTGATGAATTCGCCTGAATACCAAAGAGGCGTGCCCGCTTGTGTGTTATTCTACGTGGGTGCGTGCGCGCACCCTACTGTGTTTTCGGGACAAGCTTGAAACGGTCAAGTCGCAAATTGGATTTTACAATGTAAATAGAAAGCAGGAGAATCATTCGCGAAGTCGTAAATATCTATTTAAAATTACCGTAGACTGGGTACATCAGTTATTTACTGAACCAGCTAATTGTGCATTTGCTGAAACAGTCATATCGGTGTTTTTTTGGAATTACACGGGATTTAAAACAGAATAACTATGTATCGGTCTCTGTATGCTTTCCGATCCGCGGAGCCCAACTCGCTCCACTTCGGGGCCGGGGAGGGCTTTCTGATCCTGGAACGCAGCAACAAACACTGGTGGCTCGGATCGCGCTGCAGTTCGGGCGAAACCGGCTACGTTCCCGCTTCTTACATCGAAAGGATTCAGGTAGGTTTAATTTAATTTCACGGATTTTCGATTAGTGAAAGTGGGACGTGGATTTTGACAAGCAGGTCCTCcatgctagcttgttagcatgaTAAAAAAGAGTGGACCACAGAGAATTGAACGAGGAGGCGAGGTCCAATTGGTGCGTGCATTCCAATAGACCTTACTTCAGTTACTTTTGTGGCTTTCATGTGACAGTTCTCCCTGAATGGGAGAATTTTGCTCTACTGCATTGCCTGTGCCTCAGTTATTTCTCATggatcaaatctaattttattggtcacatacacatatttagcagattttattgcgggtgtagcgaaatgcttgtgttcctacctcaaaccgtgcagtaatatctaacaaatcataacaatacacacatctaaaagtaaaagaatggaataaagaaatatataaatattaggacgagtaatgccggagtggcattgactaaaatacagtacaatagaatatagtacatacatatgaaatgagtaaagcagaaTGTAAACATTATCATACTAGACTTTTTGCTGCATTGTTAAACAGTATTTTCCACATTCAATACGCTATGCTAACGTGTACATGTTAACAAAAATATGTTTAGAATAAATCAAAATGTTTTAAATGGGTTAAtgagagaggctcagagaggctTGGCAAGTTCGCAATGCCATCTGGGTGTGCACCGCAGGGGTCGTTGCGATATAAGCCAAAATTGCATGAAAATGTGGCGCAGCGTCTGTCATTTGTGTGTCACGCGCATCTCAGATCTCGTGACTGATGTGAGATTAGAGcaaatacagtacacaacctGCTAAATGTTCTCCACTAACAAGAGAGGTGTgcacagtttgtgtcatgaacagtacTTGTGCCCATAAAAATAGATCTGGCACTTGCGTGGCAGGTGGGGCGTgagatgttccccaatgctggaaggggggcccCTAGTGAAAACGTTTGCGAACCCCTGAGTTAGAGCTATGCTTAGATTGTGACAGAATACAGCTACTCTCACAGATTCATGCATGCATCCATTAGCCCGAGATGTACTCTTAAGGAGCCTACCTTTGCTCCTTAAAAAAATGAACTTTAGGACCCATTTAGGTATAAGAAAAACTACTACTTTAGCCagtagaaatgcattgaataacacattcattaaTGGCTCAGGAAATACTTTTTGTTTTTTCAGATACATATTTAACCTCTTATTTTTGTGGACTCAAACcgacctccatacttccattcatttgtatgggttacaccatcgtgtttgtgagagtgtcCCCTTTCCACAGTGGAGTCATATTTatggttgcaaagggtcggaaactaTCCTGTAAATTTCCGGAAAATTAAGCCcaggaattt
Protein-coding regions in this window:
- the ndufaf3 gene encoding NADH dehydrogenase [ubiquinone] 1 alpha subcomplex assembly factor 3, which gives rise to MSLVPTGISYLTVNNMAVTMCARLFFHRSSQGLRLSPLTPPAFTSPFLSRAHRLGPSDDEMYQRTTVSVMQKEPGAGAMIHSYSPRGFNIDGNRVFGPCAVLPPAILQWNVGSYKDITVESMALFHMLEPRIEVLVLGTGGRSERIDPKVLALLKSKGIAVEVQDTPNACATFNFLSSERRVVAAGLIPPPISTELE